The Alcaligenes aquatilis genome contains the following window.
CAGGCTGTCGCTAGCCTGCAACGAGTCGGGCAGCACGACATCAGGCAGGTAGGCAGGGTTACGATGCTCCTGCCCGATAGCTTGTGCTGTTGCTGCCTTGCGCGCCCACACCATCGTGGGAGCCTGGGTGCTGGCCAGGGCGGCCAGTGCCGTTCCCCAACTGCCGGCGCCCAGGACTGCGACACGAACAGGAGTGTGCGCGCTTGACATCATCAGGCCTGCAAAGGCTGGCCGTCAGCTTGGTCGGCACCTTGTTGCTGCGCCAGGCGCTGCTCGTACAGGGACTGGAAGTTCACTTCAGTCAGGTGCAGGGCAGGCAGGGAAGTGCGGTTGATGGCGTCAGCCATGGCAGCGCGCAAGTAGGGGTACAGCATGGTGGGGCACACAATGCCCAGCAAGGGTTCGAGCTGTTCTTCAGGAATGTTGGCAGCTTCGAAGATACCGGCTTGGGTGGCTTCCACCAGGTACATGACCTTGTCGCCAATGCGAGTGGTCACCGTAGCGGTGACGGTGCTTTCGTAGACTGTGTCAGCCAGACGTTGGCCACCCACATTGATGGACACTTCCACGGAAGGGGCCTCTTGCTCCAGAAAGATCTGGGGCGCATTGGGCATTTCGATGGACAGGTCTTTGATGTAGGTGCGCTGCAGGCTGAAGCTGGGTTGTTGAGCTTCTTGTTCAGCGGCTGGGGTGTTCTGGTCGGCCATGGGTGATCCTATGGGGTAAAAAAATTGTTAGAAAAAAAATCAGGCAGCCAGCAGAGGCAGCAGGCCACCTTCGCGGTCCAAAGCGGCCAGATCATCGTAGCCACCTACATGGGTGTCGCCAATGTAGATTTGGGGAACGGTACGCCGACCGGTGCGCTCCATCATGAGAGCGCGCTGTTCGGGTTCACGATCAATCATGATTTTATTGATTTCAGTGACGCCGCGTTGCTTGAGCAGCATTTCAGCGCGCACACAATAAGGGCACACCATTGTGGAGTACATCGTGACTTTTGCCATGAGAGCCTCGTAGAAGGGGGAGCTTACGATTTTTTGACGGGCAGACTGGACTGCAGCCAGCCTTGGATGCCGCCTTGCAGTGTGTAGGCTTCGGTGATGCCGTGCTTGCGCAGGACGGCCACGCTGCGCGGGGCGCTGCGCCCGGTATCGCACACCAGAATGACGGGCTTGTCTTTGGGCAGCGTGCCGGCCTTGGCGTCAAGGTCAGCCGCAGGAATGTTGCGAGATTGTGCAATTGCCCCGGCCTTGAACTGATCGGCACTGCGCAGATCAATCAAAATGGCGTCTTTCTGGTTTACCATTTGTACCGCTTCCGAGCTTGAAACTGCGCGTCCCGCACGGCCTTTGAAAAAGCTGGGTATTAACAGCATAATGCCGGCAAGCACCGCAATTGCTAAAATTAGAAGATTGTTCTGACTTAAGATGAAGTCCACGTTAAATCCTGTTGATTACCAAGAAAAGCAAGAAAAAAGGGCAAGATCACACGATTATAGAGTGGCGCCAATTTTTCAACCTCGAGGCTGTTTTTACCATGTATAAACTTGTACTGATGCGGCACGGCGAAAGCCAGTGGAACCTGGAGAACCGGTTTACTGGCTGGACCGATGTCGATCTTACCGAAACCGGGCGTCAACAGGCAAAGCAGGCCGGTGAACTGCTTAAAGAAAACGGTTTTGAGTTCGACCTGGCTTTCGCTTCGGTCCTCAAGCGCGCTATCCGTACCTTGTGGATCGCCCTGGATTCGATGGACGCCATGCACACCCCCGTGGGTTTGAGCTGGCGCCTGAACGAACGCCATTATGGTGCTTTACAAGGCTTAAATAAAGCCGAAACCGCACAAAAGTACGGAGAGGATCAAGTCTTGGTCTGGCGTCGTGCTTACGCGATTGCTCCTGATCCAGTGGCTGAGGACGATCCACGCAACCCGCGTTTTGATGCCCGCTACGCCCGTGTACCCGCCGATCAACTGCCGCGCACCGAGTGTCTGCAAGACACCGTGGCCCGCGTCGTTCCTTTCTGGGAGGAGTCCATCGCTCCTGCTATTCGCTCCGGCCGGCGCGTTTTGGTCACGGCTCACGGCAACAGCCTGCGCGCGCTGATCAAGCATCTGGATGGAATCTCCGACGAGGATATCGTTCATCTGAACATTCCTACCGGCCAACCTCTGGTGTACGAGCTGGATGAAAACTTGCGTCCGATCCGTCATTACTACCTGGGCGACCAGGAAGCGATTGCGGCTCAGATGCAAGCCGTTGCCAATCAGGGCAAGGCGCAGTAAATAATGTGGCGCTACAGCGTCTGCCTGTTGCTGGCAGCCTGGGCCTTACCGGCCCTGGCTGCGGATCCGGACTTGGCTGCCCGTCAGGCCCAGGCTCAAAAGCAGCAGGCAGAGCTGCGCCAGAAAATTGAATCGCTGCGTAAGTCGATCGACACCCGCGAAAGCTCGCGTCGTGATGCTGCCAATGCCTTGCGCGAATCCGAGCAGGCTATTTCCGATATCGACCGCACGTTGGCTCAGATCGAGCAGCGGCAAGAGCAATTGCACCAGCAACTGGGCACACTGGGCAAACAAATCAGCGAACAGCAAGTGATCAAAGAGCAACGTCAGCAGGAGCTGGCCGAGCAATTGCGCGCGCAATATGCCAACGGCGTCTCGCCTTGGTCCGCCCTGCTGTCGGGCGATGATCCCAACGCCATTAACCGCGAACTGCATTATCTGGGTTATGTCTCGCGTCAGCAGACTGAACAGGTTCATAAGGTACGCCGCACCGTAGAGCGCCTGGACCGCTTGCAGACCCAGGTTGCGGCGCGTGAAAAAGAGCAGGAAAAGCTGGCCACAGAAGCCGCTGCCCAAAAGGTGGCCTTAGAAGAGCAGAAAGAAAAACGGGCCAAGGTGGTGGCTGATATCAGCGCTGAACTGGAACGGCAGCGTGGTCAGGCTGCGAATCTGCAAAGTAATGACAAACGGCTGGGGGATTTGATCTCCGGTCTGGAAACTGAAATTGCGCGACAGGCTGAGTTGGCCCGTCGCGCTGAAGAACAACGCCGACGTGAAGCCGCGCGCCGTGCAGAACAAGCGCGTAAAGCCGAGCTGGCACGTCAGCAAGAGTTGCAGCGCAAAGCCCAGCAAGAGCAGGCTGACCGTGAACAGGCGCGCCTGGAACGCGAGCGGGAGTTGTTGGAGCGGGCTCGGGCCACACAACCGCCTCTGCCTGCGGCCTTGCCACGCAGCAAACCGGAACCTGCCGAGCCACAACAGCCAGAACCCGTCATTCCGCGGCCACCGCTGACCTATACGCCGCCAACTGCGAACGAGCGTTTATGGTCAGATAGTCTGGATGCTTCGTCCGAGCCTAGTGAACCGATCAGCAAACCGGTCGCCCCAAAAGTGCGTGAAGTTCAGGTCGTTGAAGAGCCTGCCGAGCAGGTTTCTGCCCCAGCTTTGGAACCAGAAGGTGGCTTCCAGGGTCTGAAACGTGGTTTGCCTTATCCGGTACGTGGTGAAATGCAAGGCAAGTTCGGGGCAGAGCGCCCCGATGGTGGCGTTTGGCGCGGCGTTGTGTTGCGCGCACAGGCAGGCACCACCGTTCGTGCGGTGGCCCCGGGCCGTGTGGTCTTTGCCAACTGGATGACCGGCTTTGGTAATTTGCTGATTATCGATCATGGTCGTGATTACTTAAGCGTCTATGCCTATAACCAGAGCACGCTTAAGCAAGTAGGCGATATTGTGGGACGTGGAGAGCCTGTTGCGCGGGTGGGAGCCACTGGCGGGCAGGTTGAACCCGGCCTGTACTTTGAGTTGCGCCATCAAGGCAAGCCCATTAATCCGCAGGTTTGGCTGGGTTCCTGAGCCGCTTTTTTTTCTGGCGTTTACTTTTGCTCGCATTTGTTGCGCCGGGTAGCGACTCCAGCCCAGTTCACGCTGGTCGCCACTTTACGCTACTCTTATAATGCATGGTCGGGTCAGCTCCGGGAGGTGGCCCCGTCTTGAATCTGAAAATAATGGGAATGTGCATGAGCACTCGAAGGATTGGCAGCATTGGTCTAGTGGCAGCAGGTGCTGTGGGCGGTATTTTGATCAGCCTGGGCATTACTGCGGTCGCTCAACGCGGCGAGCCATTGCCTTTGCGCGAACTGCAGCAGTTCGCCAATGTGTTCGCTGCCATCAAGAACACGTATGTGGAGCCTTTGACGGATCAGACCTTGGTCAATAACGCAATCAAAGGTTTGTTTACCGATCTGGATCCCCACTCGGCCTATCTGGATGCCGATGCTTTCAAGGAAATGGAAGCCATGACTCAAGGCGGCTTTGGCGGCCTGGGCATTGAGATTGGCAGCGAGGACGGGATGCCCAAAGTCATCTCGCCTATTGAGGATACGCCTGCCGCGCGCGCCGGTATTCTGGCGGGCGACATCATTACGCACATCAATGGCAAACCCACCAAGGATTTGAGCCTGAACGATGCCGTCAAACAGATGCGTGGTGAGCCGAAAACATCGATCAAGCTGACGATACGCCGTGCTGGCCGCGACAAGCCATTGGAATTCAACCTGGTGCGCGATGTCATCAAGGTGCGCAGCGTGCGCTCCAAGATGTTGGCTGATGACGTAGCCTACGTGCGCATTGCCCAGTTCCAGGAACGCACGGCTGCGGATCTGATCAAGCAATTGTCCGAAGTCCACAAAGGCCCGGGCGCACCGAAAGGCTTGGTAATTGATCTGCGTAACGACCCCGGTGGTTTGCTGGAAAGCGCCATTGGCGTGTCTTCCGCCTTCCTGGACTCGGGAGACCTGGTGGTGTCGACCAAGGGTCGCATTCCTTCGTCCAATCGCGAGTATTACGTTAAATCCATGCAATCCGTACTGGGCGAGCTGGATACGGACGCCGATGTTCTGAAGAAGCTGGATTGGCTCAAGAACGTGCCGATTGTGGTTCTGGTGAACGTAGGTTCGGCCTCGGCATCGGAAATTGTGGCCGGGGCGTTGCAAGACCACAAACGCGCCACCATTATTGGTAACCGCACCTTCGGCAAGGGCTCGGTGCAAAGTGTTGTTCCTCTGTCCGAGGAGTCGGGCCTGAAACTGACGACTGCCCTGTACTACACGCCTAACGGCACGTCCATTCAGGTAACGGGCGTACAGCCAGATGTGGTGGTGGACGATACCGCTCAGGGTAATTTGTTCCGTCTGCCGCGTGAAGTGGACTTGAAGCGCCACCTGCTCAACAGCAAGGTGGACGAAAGCGCCGAAGCAGATCAGCCTGATCTGGGCATGAGCCCAGAGTTCAAAATGTTTGAATTTGGCGGTGACGACGACTTCCAGTTGCAACAGGCACTGAATCATTTGGCTGGCCGTCCTGTGATCAAAAATGATCCAGCGAAAGTAGCTGCGGCCAAGCAAGCGGCTGCCAAGCGTGAAAAGGAAGTAGAGTCCGAGTCGCCAGAAAAAAAAAGTCCCCTGAATCAGCAACCCAGCGTTGAGCGGTTCCGAATCACCCCCAAGGGGCTCGAACCGGTAAACCCGTAAACACAGGTTCTTGACGTGGAAGATCAGCAATTACTGCGCTATGCGCGGCATATTCTGCTCGATGAATTCGGGGTAGAAGCGCAGGAGCGGATTCTGGCTTCCCGCATCCTGGTTGTTGGAGCCGGGGGGCTGGGTTCCCCCGTGGTGGCTTATTTGGCTGCTTCGGGTGTGGGCTCCATCATTCTGGTGGACGATGACCAGGTGGAACTGAGCAATCTGCAGCGTCAGATTGCTCACACCACGGATCGCCTGGGCTGGGACAAGGTTGAGTCCGCCAAGCTGCATATCGAGCAGCTCAATCCCGAAGTGAAGGTCACGCCTGTCGTTCAACGTCTGGACGAAGCGGGCTTGATGCATTGGGTTCAGCAAGTGGACCTGGTGCTGGATTGCTGCGACAACTTCGCCACTCGCCATGCCATCAACCGTGCCTGCGTGGCACTGCGTAAACCTTTGGTGTCCGGTGCGGCGATTCGTTTTTCGGGCCAAGTCAGTACCTATGACTTGCGTCAGCCCGAGGCTCCTTGCTACCACTGTCTGTTTCCCGAAGCCGATGATGTCGAAGAACTGCGCTGCGCCACCACAGGCGTTCTGTCGCCTTTGTTGGGCATGGTGGGTAGCGCACAGGCGGTGGAGGCCTTGAAGCTGTTAGGTGGCTTCGGAGAGCCCTTGGTGGGGCGTTTGTTAAGTGTGGATGCTTTCAATATGAATTGGCATACCGTACGTTTCCGCAAAGACCCGGCATGCCCGGTATGCGGTTCAGCGGCCATTGAGCACACTGATCACGCCTGATCTGTTTTTGATCGCTGCTTCACGACTCCAGGCCATGACCATAAAAATGGCCTGGCGTGATATCAAAGCGTCGTCGAAACTGGCGGTGAAAGTAGGACAGATCCGAAAAACCCACTGAATATGCTACTTGCGCCACCGTGCTGGATGGTGTCTGGCGCAGCAGTTGTGCGGCTGCTTCCAGCCGCAGTTGCATCAATTGGGCGGTAAAAGTGGTCCCCTTGGCTTTGAACAGCGCCTGGGTGGTGCGCGGCGCCATGCCAAGGTGTTCGGACAAGGCCGCAATATTCAAGGTGGAATCGCTCAGCCGGTCAGACAGGTAGGCCAGCGCATCTTCGTACCGTGCCGTGCTTGGATCAAGCGGGGCCGAGCGTCTTTCGTTAATGCTCATGACCAGCAAGTCGCGCAGGCAACGCCAGGCCTGATTATGCTGATTTGCCCGCAAACTGTCGGCAGATAGCAAAAAGCCTTGTAGATAGTGCTCCAGCAAGTGCAGGCTGGCGCCAGGGGCCAATGGCTGGGCGACCACATCATTCAAAGGGCCGGTATAGGGCAGCAGCCCATCCAGTGGCAAGCGCAGCGTAGTCATGGTGACCTCGTCCACAAAATCCAGTGTGAAGGGGCTGTTGCCCACATTCAAGCTTAAGCTGCCCGCCGGCAACCACTGTTCGCGCCCGTTCTGAATCAGGCGGCAGTGGCCTTGCTGATGCACATTCAAGAACAACCAGGGCTGGTCCGTTTGCGGCCTGCCCGTGCTGACCCGATAAGGTTGCGCGGTCAGCCGGTTGATCGCCACTTCCCCCAGGCGTTGCGAGCGCAAGGTGCCACGAAAGTTCTGTCCGTAACACTGTGTTTGCACGTGCTGGAAAGACTGCGAAATGGCTTGGGTCCAGAGCTTGGCGCTTTGTCCGGGAGGCAAAGCCTGCGTGTCCCAGTGATAGTTCGTGCTCATGCGGTTTTTTCCGTCTTCTGCGTCATTGTCCAGATTGGGCTGCGCCCCAGTCCACGACACAGAGAGGCAATCGGCTCAAGAATAGTATCTAAGACAGTACTGCATGGTGAGCTATGGCGCACCTCGGTGGCTATCGGGTTTAACCATGAAGGGTGCCCAAAGCGCACCTGGAGACAATACAGGAAAGGAGCAGTCATGACAGAGCAGCTAAAGCAGATCTACCCCTACATCAACGGACAGGCCTGGCAATCAGAAGGTCAGTTGCATAAGGATCTGGTGAATCCTTACACGGGCAAAGCGCTGGCACGTGTTTTCCTTGCGACCAAGCAGGATATTGAAGAAGCGCTGGCCAGTGCAGAACGTGCACAGCGTGTCTGGGGCAAGATGCTGGCCCGTGAACGTGAAGCCATCTTGTGCCGTGCGGCCGACATTGTGGAACGCCGCCGCGACGACATCGTGCGTGTGCTGATTGAGGAGGGCGGTAACGTCTTTGGTAAGGCCATGTTCGAGTGCGATTACATCGTCAGTACCTTCCGTATTGCCGCAGGTCAGACTCGCGATATTCGGGGTGAAACCATGCCTTCGGACCTGCCTGGCCGTATTTCCATGAGCATTCGTCGCCCCTTGGGGGTGGTTGCCGGGATTGGTCCTTTTAATGCACCTCTGTTGCTCAATGGCAAGAAACTGGCTCCTGCACTGGCTGCGGGCAACAGTTTCATTCTGAAGCCTTCGCCGCACACGCCTATGGCTGCGCTGATGTTTGCAGAGATTCTGGAAGAAGCGGGCCTGCCCCCAGGTGTGTTGACTGTGCTGCTGACTACGGACGAAGCCTTGGGTGATACCTTGTTCTCCGATCCGCGCGTCAAGCTGGTGACCTTCACGGGTTCGGCTCGTGTGGGCCGTATCCTGGCAGATCTGGCTGGCCGTCATCAAAAGCGTATTGTGCTGGAGTTGGGCGGTAAAAGCCCGGTGGTGGTGCTGGACGACGCCACGCTGGACTACGCCGTGCGTTCCGCCGCTTTCGGCATTTATTTCAACCAGGGCCAGGTGTGCATGGCGAACTCGCGCATTATTGTGGAGCAGGGCATTTACGATGCGTTCTGCGAAGCCTTTGCCAAGCAGGTTGCCCGCATTCCTACTGGTGATCCCGCTTTGCCGAAAACGGCCGTTGGCCCGTTGATCAGTTCTGAACAGGCCGATTTTGTGCAGGCTCATATTCAGGATGCCGTCTCCAAGGGCGCAACTTTGCTGGCAGGTGGTGGCCGGGAAGGCAATGTGATTCAGCCCACCGCCTTGTGCGATGTCACTCCCGACATGAACCTGTACTACGAAGAGACCTTTGGCCCTGTGGCTGCCATCTACAAGGCTCGTGACTACGAGCATGCCCTGGAAATGGCCAATGACACTTCCTATGGCCTGTCTTCCGCAATTCTGACCAATGATCTGCAAAAGGCCATGGATTTTGCCGAACGCATCGAGGCAGGTTCGGTTCACATCAATGACAATTCCTTTGATGATGATCCGAACGCGCCTTTTGGTGGCTTCAGGGACAGTGGCTACGGTAAGGAAAATGGCCGCTACTCGATTGCGGACATGACGGAACTGAAGTGGGTCACTATCCAGCAAGGGGAGCGCCAACTGGCGTTCTAAGTCACCTCAGAGGCGTGGCCAGTTCTTGACCAGTTGCGCGATGCGGTTGATGCGATGGTCTACATATGGGCTGCGTCCATGATACAGAGCGCTGAACGGGGTGCCCGCGTTATAGATATGGATGGTTTGCATCCCTAGCTGGCGGGCACTTTTCAGATTGCGTAGCGTATCTTCGACCAACACGATGTCACGGGCCTGGGATTTCAGCACGGCCAGCGCCTGCTTCATCAGCGCCTGGGAGGGCTTGGGTCGATAGCGGCCTTGTAGCTGCATATGTTCAATAGCCCACAACCCATCAAAAACGGGCAGTAGATTCAAGGCTTTCAAGACACGCTGTGCGTACTCCAGCGGAGCGTTGGTCAGCAGCAGCTTATAGCCCGGTAGACGACGCAATTGATGGGCCAGACCGGGTTCAGCACTGATCAGAGACGGTACATCAAAGTCGTGAGCGTGTTTCAGGAAAGTGGCCGGATCTGCTCCATGATGACGTTGCAGACCAATCATGGTGGCGCCGTACCGCTTCCAGTATTCCAGACGCAAGCGGTCGGCCTCGTCCATATTCACACCCAGCGTTTGCGCCACGCCGATGCGCATGCGCCCATCAATCGCCTGGAAAATGCCTTTGGAGGCATTGTGCAGGGTGTTATCCAGATCAAACAGCCAGATGGTTTCATCTGGCTGGCAGGCTGACAAAGGCCGCGCCCAGGAATGGGCACGGATAGGAGCGCGCACGGATTAGTGCGAGCTGATCATGGTGCCAACACCACGGTCAGTCAGGATTTCCAGCAACAGGCAGTGGGGGACACGGCCGTCGATGACATGTACGGAGTTGACGCCATTGCGCGCCGCATCCAGGGCCGAAGAGATTTTGGGCAGCATGCCGCCGGAGATCGTGCCATCAGCAAACAGTTCATCAATGGTCTGGGCCGACAGACGGCGCAACAGTTGACCAGCCTTGTCCAGCACACCGGGGGTGTTGGTCAGCATGACCAGTTTTTCAGCGCTAAGCACTTCAGCCATCTTGCCGGCCACCACGTCGGCATTGATGTTGTAGGCTTGGCCGTCCTCGCCGTAACCAATGGATGAGATCACAGGGATGAACTGATCGTCCTGCAATGCTTTGACTACTTCAGGCTGGATGCTTTCAATATCGCCCACAAAGCCAATGTCCAGCAGCTCGCCAGGATGCTCGGCATCAGGCAGCATTTTCTTGGTGACGCGAATCATACCGCCGTCTTTACCGGTCAGACCTACGGCCTTGCCACCGGCTTCATTGATCATCATCACGATGTCTTGCTGTACTTGCCCGCCTAGCACCCACTCCACCACTTCCATGGTTTCTGCATCGGTGACGCGCATGCCTTGAATGAAGGTACCTTCTTTGCCCACCCGCTTGAGAGCGTCATTGATCTGGGGACCGCCACCGTGCACCACAACGGGGTTCAGGCCAACCAGCTTGAGCAAGACGACGTCATGGGCAAAGCTGCGCTGCAACGCTTCTTCTGTCATGGCATTGCCACCGTATTTGATGACAACGGTCTTGCCGTGGAAACGACGAATATAAGGCAGGGCCTCGGACAAAACTTCTGCTTTGACGGTCGAGGAGTAATTCTGCGAATCTGTGGTGCTCATTGATGCGCTCACTTGAAGAAAACCCGGGTCCACTGCTGGTACCCGGGGTTATGTGGCTGGGGGCAGAAACAGGTTTTTAGCTGCTGGCCAGGGCTTTTTCGACGGTGGCAATGAATTCCTGCTTGTCGTAGTTACCCAGGTAGCGCTTGATGATGTGGCCCTGTTTGTCGAGTAAAAAGGCAGTAGGAGTCAGACGGACATCCCCAAAAGCCTTGGCGATTTCGCCCTTGTCGTCATGGACAACCGTGAACGGCAGTTGGCGGGATTGGGTGAAGTTGCGCACGTAATTAATGGGGTCGTGCTTCATGGCCACAGCCACAATATCAAAGCCTTTACTGGACAAGGCATTGAAGTTCTCGATGTTGTCGGGCATTTGCGCCACACAGGTGGTGCAGTCCGTGGCCCAGAATTTCACCAGGACGACTTTGCCCTGCAAGTCTTTGGTTTCAAAGTGCTTGCCATTCAGGTCGGTAAAGGCGACATCGGGAGCGCTGGCCTTGGAGCTGCTACCGGACATGGTCCAGACGCCCAGACCCACGGCGATGGCCACAACAAAGGCAATGATGACTACTTTTTTCATTGGACGGGCATAACTTCTACAGAAGAGGCGGGTGCAGGGGCCGTTTCAGAGGCCTCTGTGCCAGAGCTGGTGCTTGGCTGTGTATTGGTGCTCAAGGGCTGCGCCAGGCTTTCAGCGCTGATGTAATCGAAGAGCTTGGCGACTTTGTTCACGCCAGGCACGCTGGAGGCTGCAATCGCAGCACGCTCACCTTCTTCGCGTGTGACACGGCCCAGCAGGTAGACCACGCCGCGCTCGGTGGTGGTGGAAATCGTGCGACTGGGTACGTCTTTGGCGTTTAGCAAAGCCGTGCTGACGCGGGTGGTGATCCACGAGTCGTTCGAGCGTACGCTCAGCGGGGTTGGTTCGCCGACACGCAGTTCGTTGACCACGCGTGTCACTTTATCGACTTTGGACACCAGACGGGCGGCTTCTTCCTTGTCCGCCTGGGTGGGGACATCACCGGTCAGCAGGGCCACTCCGGCGTAAGACGTTGTGTTGATGCGGCCTTCCTTGTTTTCCAGCAGGCGGCGTGTTTCTGCGCCCGCTTTCATGACAATAGCTTTGTCTTCGACTTGTTCGCCCGTGGTACGGCGGTCGGTAGCGACAACGGCGGTTGTGGCAGCGGCGCCGCCCACTACCAGCAGACCGCAACCGGTCAGGGTGGTGCTGGCCAGTAAGGCGGCCAGAATCAAACGGTGTTTCATAGTGGATCTCCGAGCAGCAGCGCATCAATGCCATCGCACATGGCGTGCAACAGAACAATATGTACTTCCTGAATGCGCATGGTTCGATCGTGCGGTACGCACAGATGGATGTCGGTATCCGAGAGCAACTCAGCGATTTGTCCGCCGCCTTTACCGGTCAAGGCAATAATGACCATATCGCGTTCGCGAGCTGCCTCAATGGCACGGATGACGTTTGGCGAATTGCCGCTGGTTGAGATGGCGACCAGAATATCGCCAGTCTGGCCCAAGGCGCTGACCTGGCGTTCAAAGATACTGTCAAAGCCATAGTCATTACCCACTGCCGTCATGATAGAGGTGTCGGTATTCAAGGCAATGCCAGCCAAGGGCAAACGGTCGCGCTCAAAGCGGCCCACCAGCTCTGCAATAAAGTGCTGGGCATCGGCTGCTGATCCGCCGTTTCCGCAAGCCAGAATCTTGCCGTCGTTGGCCAAGGTGGCAAACAACAGCTCTACAGCGGCGGCCAAAGGTTCGGCCAGTTCGCGTGTGCTGGCTTTGAGAGTATCGACGGAATCGTCGAAATGCGAAGTCATTAAGGCGATAAGGTCCATAGCGCGCATTATCGCACGGAGAATTTCCCTGTGGGGCAGGCAGATCGTGTCATGTTGAAAAAAACGCCACGGTATTGAAACCAGATGCTGTAAGCAGGCCGAATCAGGAGGCTGTAGTTGGTGTTTTTCTGTATGAGACTGTGTGCCTGCTGGAGAGTTTCACCAAGGCCAGGCCGCTGTCCCGTGACTTAGCTTTGCTCAAAGGCA
Protein-coding sequences here:
- a CDS encoding BON domain-containing protein, producing the protein MKHRLILAALLASTTLTGCGLLVVGGAAATTAVVATDRRTTGEQVEDKAIVMKAGAETRRLLENKEGRINTTSYAGVALLTGDVPTQADKEEAARLVSKVDKVTRVVNELRVGEPTPLSVRSNDSWITTRVSTALLNAKDVPSRTISTTTERGVVYLLGRVTREEGERAAIAASSVPGVNKVAKLFDYISAESLAQPLSTNTQPSTSSGTEASETAPAPASSVEVMPVQ
- the argB gene encoding acetylglutamate kinase; protein product: MSTTDSQNYSSTVKAEVLSEALPYIRRFHGKTVVIKYGGNAMTEEALQRSFAHDVVLLKLVGLNPVVVHGGGPQINDALKRVGKEGTFIQGMRVTDAETMEVVEWVLGGQVQQDIVMMINEAGGKAVGLTGKDGGMIRVTKKMLPDAEHPGELLDIGFVGDIESIQPEVVKALQDDQFIPVISSIGYGEDGQAYNINADVVAGKMAEVLSAEKLVMLTNTPGVLDKAGQLLRRLSAQTIDELFADGTISGGMLPKISSALDAARNGVNSVHVIDGRVPHCLLLEILTDRGVGTMISSH
- a CDS encoding phosphoheptose isomerase, which codes for MDLIALMTSHFDDSVDTLKASTRELAEPLAAAVELLFATLANDGKILACGNGGSAADAQHFIAELVGRFERDRLPLAGIALNTDTSIMTAVGNDYGFDSIFERQVSALGQTGDILVAISTSGNSPNVIRAIEAARERDMVIIALTGKGGGQIAELLSDTDIHLCVPHDRTMRIQEVHIVLLHAMCDGIDALLLGDPL
- a CDS encoding peroxiredoxin family protein produces the protein MKKVVIIAFVVAIAVGLGVWTMSGSSSKASAPDVAFTDLNGKHFETKDLQGKVVLVKFWATDCTTCVAQMPDNIENFNALSSKGFDIVAVAMKHDPINYVRNFTQSRQLPFTVVHDDKGEIAKAFGDVRLTPTAFLLDKQGHIIKRYLGNYDKQEFIATVEKALASS
- a CDS encoding pyrimidine 5'-nucleotidase: MRAPIRAHSWARPLSACQPDETIWLFDLDNTLHNASKGIFQAIDGRMRIGVAQTLGVNMDEADRLRLEYWKRYGATMIGLQRHHGADPATFLKHAHDFDVPSLISAEPGLAHQLRRLPGYKLLLTNAPLEYAQRVLKALNLLPVFDGLWAIEHMQLQGRYRPKPSQALMKQALAVLKSQARDIVLVEDTLRNLKSARQLGMQTIHIYNAGTPFSALYHGRSPYVDHRINRIAQLVKNWPRL